The Toxorhynchites rutilus septentrionalis strain SRP chromosome 3, ASM2978413v1, whole genome shotgun sequence genome includes a region encoding these proteins:
- the LOC129778560 gene encoding FUN14 domain-containing protein 1 isoform X2 — MSDRKIKKNETNKEIISMSEAAGYLDRFVGDVSKKSVTKQILIGAGSGWATGYITMKVGKVAAVAVGGGIILLQIANQQGYINIDWNKIHKKVDKVADKVEEAVTGQGPSWDDKIVKLAKENTYLATGFLGGFLIGLASC; from the exons ATGAGTGATAGGAAGATCAAGAAGAACGAAACGAACAAAGAAATCATCAGTATGAGCGAGGCAGCTGGATATCTGGACCGCTTTGTCGGCGACGTGAGCAAAAAATCTGTCACCAAACAAATTCTCATCGGTGCTGGAAGTGGATG GGCTACCGGGTATATCACAATGAAGGTCGGCAAAGTAGCCGCCGTAGCTGTCGGTGGTGGAATCATTTTGCTCCAGATTGCTAATCAACAGGGTTATATCAACATTGATTGGAACAAAATTCACAAGAAAGTAGACAAAGTCGCAGATAAGGTTGAAGAAGCTGTCACAGGGCAAGGACCCAGCTGGGATGATAAG ATTGTAAAGCTCGCCAAAGAAAATACCTACCTGGCCACCGGTTTTCTCGGTGGGTTTTTGATTGGCTTGGCTTCCTGTTGA
- the LOC129778560 gene encoding FUN14 domain-containing protein 1 isoform X1, whose translation MSDRKIKKNETNKEIISMSEAAGYLDRFVGDVSKKSVTKQILIGAGSGWATGYITMKVGKVAAVAVGGGIILLQIANQQGYINIDWNKIHKKVDKVADKVEEAVTGQGPSWDDKAKRFVDRKMNQAEDALKKNAKRSRKWYSNLIGDESGCKINDLHIFICAFAAGVAIGIGTA comes from the exons ATGAGTGATAGGAAGATCAAGAAGAACGAAACGAACAAAGAAATCATCAGTATGAGCGAGGCAGCTGGATATCTGGACCGCTTTGTCGGCGACGTGAGCAAAAAATCTGTCACCAAACAAATTCTCATCGGTGCTGGAAGTGGATG GGCTACCGGGTATATCACAATGAAGGTCGGCAAAGTAGCCGCCGTAGCTGTCGGTGGTGGAATCATTTTGCTCCAGATTGCTAATCAACAGGGTTATATCAACATTGATTGGAACAAAATTCACAAGAAAGTAGACAAAGTCGCAGATAAGGTTGAAGAAGCTGTCACAGGGCAAGGACCCAGCTGGGATGATAAG GCCAAGCGCTTTGTCGACCGTAAGATGAACCAAGCGGAGGATGCCCTGAAGAAGAATGCCAAGCGGTCCCGCAAGTGGTACAGCAATCTGATCGGGGATGAGAGCGGCTGCAAAATCAATGATTTGCATATATTCATTTGTGCCTTCGCTGCGGGCGTTGCAATTGGCATCGGAACGGCTTAA